The window CCACCAGACGACTCCAGCCACCAGACTTGCTCCCAGCACCACAACACTTCCCGTGGTGGTTGCTAGGCCAAGGCCCATAAGTAATCGCGGCCATTGAGGGAGCCATCGTTCGGGAGATAAAGGGCTTCCGGAAGTAATTTCCCGTATCCACCAGAGTCTTAGCCCTAATCCTACACCTATGACTATCAGTCCGAGAAAGAGTGAGAGGGATGGTTCCAATTCAATACCTGGATGGGGAACAATGATCCATACGATGCTAAAGGCCGTGACCATCCAGACGAGACCATGAGTGAGTGTGTGCTGAAAGAATTCCTTCCACTTGTCTGGAGGATGAATGATGATGAGCGCGGTTCCGATTCCCACCAGAACACCGCCAAGCACATCTGTAGGGAAATGGGAACCGGTGACGACACGGCAGGTTCCAATAAACGCGGCTAACCCGAACCACAACATTTTGCCTTTTGGGAAATGATAGGCCAGGACTGTGGCTACGGCAAAGGAAGCGGTGGCATGACCGGAGGGAAAAGAGTCCCATCCGCTTTCAAATGAAGGGGCGATCTGCCAGTCCTGTCCTTGTCTGAGTCTTGGCCTGGGGCGGCCGATGGTGTGTTTCAATATTTGGGTAAAGAGTCCGGCGACTCCGTGTGCGAGTAAGGTATGAATGCAGGCGGACTTCCAGGTAGGCCAACCGAATCGGAATCCTATGGCCCCAATGGTCAATGATATGAGCACCAGAGTCAGCCCGTCACCTAATCGGTTTCCCACATTGCCGATGTGGTCGATGGCAGGATGCGTGAAGCTGTGAACGATCTGGAGAGTTGGACCATCTACCTGGGCAAGAAAAGCAAATAAGCCAAGGAGGAGGACTCCGGATAGCCCGAATATCAGGAGGGGATTCTGGCGGAGGAGAAGCTGCGGACGTCGAGGTGAAGGAGCTGCGGGTGATTGGTCAGTCACAGGATTGGAAAATAGGATTCATCAACAGCCTTGGCCGAATTTTTCTTCCGTTTATGGAACATCTCCTCCTCCTCCATGCTCCCTCCGGACCAGGGCCGGTAAAGGGGACGAGGAGGGCCCGGTTGACATAATATTCGTCGGATTAGGGCACCCAGTCAGCCAGAAAGATGTTGAATTCTTTTGGGTTGGCGGCATTCCGATCGGATGACCATACCACCTGTTTTCCGTCAGGGGAGAACATCGGGAAGCTATTAAAGTGCCCTTTGAAGGT of the Nitrospiraceae bacterium genome contains:
- a CDS encoding phosphatase PAP2 family protein, giving the protein MTDQSPAAPSPRRPQLLLRQNPLLIFGLSGVLLLGLFAFLAQVDGPTLQIVHSFTHPAIDHIGNVGNRLGDGLTLVLISLTIGAIGFRFGWPTWKSACIHTLLAHGVAGLFTQILKHTIGRPRPRLRQGQDWQIAPSFESGWDSFPSGHATASFAVATVLAYHFPKGKMLWFGLAAFIGTCRVVTGSHFPTDVLGGVLVGIGTALIIIHPPDKWKEFFQHTLTHGLVWMVTAFSIVWIIVPHPGIELEPSLSLFLGLIVIGVGLGLRLWWIREITSGSPLSPERWLPQWPRLLMGLGLATTTGSVVVLGASLVAGVVWWIGNPLNESTQSKPGVEPWLIQHSIWTEAALGAAMLFMAFLTFAIRSQNLVL